The sequence below is a genomic window from Candidatus Eremiobacteraceae bacterium.
CATTTGGCCCGGAATATTTTGCGTCGGTGCTCGCGCGAGCCGCAGATCTGGGCTGCAGCACACAGACGATGATCGCCACGCTGACCGCCGGCGCCGCGCAAGCGATCGCGCGCGCGATTCCGGCCGGGACGCAGCGCATCATCGTCAGCGGCGGCGGCGCGCGCAATCCCACGCTCTTGAGACACCTGCGCGACGCGCTTGCCGCGCGATTTCCGGCACCGCCGTTGTTGTCGAGTTCCGACGATTTCGGTTTGCCGGCCGATGCCAAGGAAGCGATGGCCTTTGCGTTCTTCGCCGTGGAGTGTCTGCGCGGCCGCAGTACTAATGTGCCGGCGGCGACCGGCGCTCGCAGATCTGCCGTGCTCGGCAAGATCGTGCCCGGCGAGAATTACGCGTTGCTGCTGCACGCGATCGCGATGCGGTGAGCGGCCGCAGCGGAGTTGCGATCGGCGTCGATGCCGGAGCAAGCTCCACGCTGGCGCTGCTCGTCGACGACTCGTGCCACGAAATCCGCCGTGCATCTGCGGGAGGCGCGAACGTTCGTGTCTTGGGTCGCGAACGTACCGCGGCGGAACTCCGCAAAGCGGTCGAGCCGCTTGCCGAGTGCGGTCCGGAGCTGCGCGCCATCTGCGTCGGCGCCGCCGGAGCGGGTCGCACCGACGATCGCAAAGCGATAGAAGACATCGTCCGCGCGATCGTGCCGCGCTGTGCAGAAGTCATCATCTGTCATGACGGCAAGATCGCGCTCGAAGCGTTCACGCACGTGAGGCCCGCACTCGCGATCATCGCCGGCACCGGCAGCTTCGTCTATGGAGAGGATCGGTTGGGTCGCGGTGTGCGCGGCGGCGGCTGGGGACCGGTCATCGGCGATCCTGGAAGCGGATACTCGCTCGGTCTGGCGGCGGTCCGTCATCTCTCGAATGCGCTCGACGGCGTCGCAGAGTCCGATGATCTCTCCGAAGCCGTCGCGGCGCAGCTCGGCGTTCGAGATTTTGCCGAACTCGTCGAGCTCGTGCAGCGTTGGCCGCCGGACATCGTACGGATCGCGGATCTCGCGAGACTCGTCGGTGATGCGAGCGCGCGCGGATCGCGCGCGGCGGCCGCGCTAACCGAAAGAGAATCGCGCGCCCTTTGTGCGATCGCAGAGAATGTGGCACGAGCGATCGGCGACGGAACCGAAACGGTGCCCGCGTGTCTCGCCGGCGGCGCCTATTCTGCGGTGCCGGAACTCCGCCGTTCCTTGACCGATCAGCTGCGCCGCGTGGGTGTCGAGGCGTCACGTCTAATGGTCGAACCCGCGCTTGGCGCCGCGCGGCTTGCGCTGTCCGCGAGACCCAAGGGATAGGCCCATCGAGTCCCAAGCTGGGACCTTTCGCGGATTGCCGCGTATCCCGATTTCCGCTATTGTCTAGTAATGCGGTAGAGTTACTAGAGAACTAGAGAATTGGGGCCTAGGTTAAGGACCGGCGGCCGCTCATTATGGCGCGCTTAACTTTTGGTTAACGACCTAAACGCCCGAGAGGAACGCCTCCGGGCTGCCAAAAGGAACCTTGCTGGGTAACTACCGTTTGCTTATCCGCACCGTCTACTTTTCTAGTAAAGGATGATCGTAACTGTGAAATACTGGATGCGATACGCGCTGGCGATATTGGTCTGCGTGCTCGCGATCGGGCGTGCGCTGCCGGCAGCCGCGGCCGATCCGAACAACCCCTTCGCCGATGTATCCCCCTCGGATCCGGCATATCTGGCCATCGTCCGGCTACACGACGCGGGCTATCTTCAAGGTTATCCGGACGGATATTTCCACGGCAAGCGACCGATCACGCGCTACGAGATGTCAATTCTCGTCGATCGCGTCGTGAGCGAGCTCGAGTTTCAGCTCGACAATCCGGCCGGCGCGATGAAGGTCACGCAACGGTCGGTCGCAGACGCGCGCCTGCTGCTCGATACCTACGGCACGCAGATCAATAATTTACAGAAGGCGCAAACCGCGCTGACGCAGCAGGTCTCAACGCTTGCGGCGACCGCTGACCGGACGCAAATACACCTGTACTCGTATGTGCGTGCGCCCGGAACGTACACGGAAACCGTCAGCGCGTTCAATAACAAGGGCGTGCCCTTTAAGGCCAACACCGCGGTGAGCGACGGCGTCAGCACGTACAACCAGGGCACGAACGCGCGAGGCACCGGGCTCGAAGTGATCAGGCTTATCATGAGCGGGAACGTGGACAAGCAGACGAGCTACGCGATCCGCCTCGAGAACAAGAACTACTTCGGCCAAGCGAACGTCAACGGGTTCGACAACGTGACGCCCACGACGAACAGCTACAACGACCAAGGCGTGCTGCGGCTCAACTACGCGTACATCAAATACAACTTCAAGAACTCGCCGCTTTACACGCTCGTCGGCAAGTATAGCGCGAGCGGAGATCTCGGCTTGACGTTCTCGAACGACTACTTCAACGGCGGACAGCTCGGCTTCAACGGCCGCGTGAACGGATTCTTCGGCTTCGGCCAGCAGAACGGTCCGGACCTCGGCAGCAACTTGCCGTTCGGCTACGTTCCGACCGGACTTGCGTCCACCGGCTCGTTACCGCACACGCAGTTCGCGTGGATGGGCCACGCGGGCTGGAGCGCGACCCCGAAACTCACGGTCGGAGCAGACATCCTCGATCAGTCGGCTCTGCCGCAGAAGATCTGGTCGACAGTGAAGCAGAACTTCTTGAGCTTCAACCAGCCGCTTGCGGCCGGATCGATAGCTGCCTCGTACAAGTTCTCACCCGAAGCGACACTGGCGGTCGAAGGGCTGCAGCGCTTCGGCAACGACCCGACGACGCACTCCGCCTGGATCGATAGCCGGGCCATCTGGGTGCAGGGCCTATTAGGCAACAGCGCCGCCGCCGACGGAAACTCGTATGCGGAAATCGGCTATGCGGGCACGGGCTACAACTCAGTCATCAACGGCAACACCGGCCTGAACGGCACGCCGTTCTACACCTACTACTACACCGGTCAGGCGAATGACCGCCGTATGACCTACGGCAGCATCTACCACTACGTCGGCAACACCGTCCGAGTCGGCGTGACATATCTCGACTGGGGACTGAACGTTCCGGAGCCGATCGTGCCCGGCACCGGCATTCCAAACGGCTCATACCTCTCGACCAACGACAACCGCGCGCTGTTCTTCAGCACGCAGCTGGTGTTCTGACCTCGGCAACCATCTCGATAATGTAGGGCGGACCTTTACGGTCCGCCTTACATTATCATATCCGAGAAGTGAGTCGATTGTTCTAATCCGTTGCGTTGAAGAGCCCGAGCGCGCCGGCATCTGCATCACCGAAGGAATGCGTCACAACCGGATACGTGCCGGCCTGTTGCACCGTGAACTCGACGACGGCGCCTCCGCCTGGCGGTATCGCGGTCGTCTGAATACCTTCGAGCTGATTCGACGGATTGCCATCCACGAGCACACGGCTCAAAATCGTCCCGACTATGTGGAACGCCGAGAAGTGGCTCGGGCCGGCATCAACGACGAATACTCTGACCGGCTGCCCGACCTTGATCTGCAGCGGATTCACGCGGTACCGGAATGCGAGACCATTGAAGGTCACGACATCCGCCATAGCGGTCTTCATCTTGGAGAGATCACCGTAGAATATTCCCGGCGCGCCCGGATAAGGCGACGGATAGAATTCGCTCTGCACGAGCACGAACGACCGGGCGTCCGAACCCCAACCGTCCTTTGGATCTACGATGACCGCGCCGTACATCCCGTTGCTGATGTGTGCAAGCACGGGCGGCGTTCCGCAGTGATAAAGAAATGCCCCCGGATAGCGAGCAACCCATGAGAAGTGGAGCGTCTTCCCGGGCTGCACCGTCTGATACGCGATATTCGGCGGGGCAAGCGCCGCGTGGAAATCGATCGAGTGGCCCATCATGGCTTTGTTCGTCAGCGTGACGTCGATCGTGTCACCGACTTGAGCATGGATCACCGGGCCCGGCACCGTGCCGTTGAAGGTCCAGGCTCTGTACTTCACGCCCGGCGCGATCTGGACCGTACGATCGAGCAATACAAGATTTACCGTAACGGTGTTGCCGCTCGGCAAAGGTGGAAGCGATTCGGGATTCGATTGCGGCGTTGGAACGGCGTACCCAGGTTCGGTCGTTGAAACTTCTGCGGTGACAGCGGGAACCCGAACGTCTGCCGGTGCGTCGGCTGAGGCGGATCGTCCGGAACATGCGGTCAAATACGCCAGTGCCACCGTCGATAGTAATGCTCCGATCGACGAGCGATTCATGAGGCGCCTTCTTTCAAGTTCCGACGTTGCGTTTGATAACGCTGCGACTGAACTGACGAAGTTTGCCGCCGCCGACATGCAAGTACCTGCCGACACCCAGGGCAGATGCGCCGAAAGTGGAACGCTGAGGAGCGTATGGCAGACC
It includes:
- a CDS encoding BadF/BadG/BcrA/BcrD ATPase family protein → MSGRSGVAIGVDAGASSTLALLVDDSCHEIRRASAGGANVRVLGRERTAAELRKAVEPLAECGPELRAICVGAAGAGRTDDRKAIEDIVRAIVPRCAEVIICHDGKIALEAFTHVRPALAIIAGTGSFVYGEDRLGRGVRGGGWGPVIGDPGSGYSLGLAAVRHLSNALDGVAESDDLSEAVAAQLGVRDFAELVELVQRWPPDIVRIADLARLVGDASARGSRAAAALTERESRALCAIAENVARAIGDGTETVPACLAGGAYSAVPELRRSLTDQLRRVGVEASRLMVEPALGAARLALSARPKG
- a CDS encoding multicopper oxidase domain-containing protein; translation: MNRSSIGALLSTVALAYLTACSGRSASADAPADVRVPAVTAEVSTTEPGYAVPTPQSNPESLPPLPSGNTVTVNLVLLDRTVQIAPGVKYRAWTFNGTVPGPVIHAQVGDTIDVTLTNKAMMGHSIDFHAALAPPNIAYQTVQPGKTLHFSWVARYPGAFLYHCGTPPVLAHISNGMYGAVIVDPKDGWGSDARSFVLVQSEFYPSPYPGAPGIFYGDLSKMKTAMADVVTFNGLAFRYRVNPLQIKVGQPVRVFVVDAGPSHFSAFHIVGTILSRVLVDGNPSNQLEGIQTTAIPPGGGAVVEFTVQQAGTYPVVTHSFGDADAGALGLFNATD
- a CDS encoding anhydro-N-acetylmuramic acid kinase: FGPEYFASVLARAADLGCSTQTMIATLTAGAAQAIARAIPAGTQRIIVSGGGARNPTLLRHLRDALAARFPAPPLLSSSDDFGLPADAKEAMAFAFFAVECLRGRSTNVPAATGARRSAVLGKIVPGENYALLLHAIAMR
- a CDS encoding S-layer homology domain-containing protein, producing the protein MKYWMRYALAILVCVLAIGRALPAAAADPNNPFADVSPSDPAYLAIVRLHDAGYLQGYPDGYFHGKRPITRYEMSILVDRVVSELEFQLDNPAGAMKVTQRSVADARLLLDTYGTQINNLQKAQTALTQQVSTLAATADRTQIHLYSYVRAPGTYTETVSAFNNKGVPFKANTAVSDGVSTYNQGTNARGTGLEVIRLIMSGNVDKQTSYAIRLENKNYFGQANVNGFDNVTPTTNSYNDQGVLRLNYAYIKYNFKNSPLYTLVGKYSASGDLGLTFSNDYFNGGQLGFNGRVNGFFGFGQQNGPDLGSNLPFGYVPTGLASTGSLPHTQFAWMGHAGWSATPKLTVGADILDQSALPQKIWSTVKQNFLSFNQPLAAGSIAASYKFSPEATLAVEGLQRFGNDPTTHSAWIDSRAIWVQGLLGNSAAADGNSYAEIGYAGTGYNSVINGNTGLNGTPFYTYYYTGQANDRRMTYGSIYHYVGNTVRVGVTYLDWGLNVPEPIVPGTGIPNGSYLSTNDNRALFFSTQLVF